The following are from one region of the Syngnathus acus chromosome 19, fSynAcu1.2, whole genome shotgun sequence genome:
- the get4 gene encoding Golgi to ER traffic protein 4 homolog — protein sequence MMSEQESLRCSSGRNRGGVQRVEGKLRASVEKGDYYEAHQMYRTLFFRYMSQAKHSEARELMYNGALLFFSYNQQNSAADLSMLVLEVLEKSESKVDEDILESLAKLFSHMDHNSPERVAFVSRALKWSTGGSSKLGNPKLHQLLAVTLWKEQNYSESRYHFLHSSDGEGCAQMLVEYSSSRGFRSEVDMFVAQAVLQFLCLKNKNSASVVFSTYTEKHPSIERGPPFVQPLLNFIWFLLLAVDGGKLTVFTVLCEQYQPSLKRDPMYNEYLDRIGQLFFGVPPKQSPSYGGLLGNLLNSLMGAGEDDDGVEEAREDSSPIELD from the exons ATGATGTCGGAGCAGGAGTCCCTGAGGTGCTCCAGTGGCAGAAACCGCGGAGGCGTACAGAGGGTTGAAGGCAAACTACGAGCCAGCGTAGAAAAAGGAGATTACTATGAAGCACACCAGATGTATAGGACGTTATTTTTTAG GTACATGTCACAGGCAAAACACAGTGAAGCCAGAGAGCTGATGTACAATGGCGCATTATTGTTCTTCAGCTATAACCAG CAAAACAGTGCAGCAGATCTCTCCATGCTGGTGCTTGAGGTGCTGGAGAAGTCAGAGAGCAAAGTGGATGAAGATATATTAG AAAGCTTGGCTAAGCTGTTCAGCCACATGGATCACAACTCTCCGGAAAGAGTAGCCTTCGTGTCCAGAGCCTTGAAATGGTCCACGGGAGGTTCCAGCAAATTGGGCAATCCAAAGCTACACCAGCTCTTGGCTGTCACCTTGTGGAAAG agcAAAACTACAGTGAATCTCGTTACCACTTCCTGCATTCGTCCGACGGGGAGGGCTGTGCGCAGATGCTGGTGGAGTATTCCTCCTCTCGAGGTTTCCGCAGCGAGGTCGACATGTTTGTGGCCCAGGCGGTCCTCCA GTTCCTCTGcctaaagaacaaaaacagcgCTTCCGTGGTGTTCAGCACGTACACGGAGAAACACCCGTCCATAGAGAGGGGTCCTCCATTTGTTCAGCCTCTTTTAAACTTTATCTGGTTTCTGCTGCTGGCGGTGGATGG gGGTAAATTAACAGTTTTCACAGTGTTATGTGAGCAATATCAACCTTCCCTGAAGAGGGATCCCATGTATAATGAG TACCTCGACAGAATAGGACAGCTTTTCTTCGGCGTCCCCCCCAAACAATCTCCGTCGTACGGCGGCCTGCTAG GAAACTTGCTGAACAGCCTGATGGGAGCGGGCGAGGACGACGACGGCGTCGAAGAGGCCCGGGAGGACAGCAGCCCCATCGAGCTGGATTGA